The proteins below are encoded in one region of Engystomops pustulosus chromosome 8, aEngPut4.maternal, whole genome shotgun sequence:
- the LOC140075127 gene encoding uncharacterized protein has product MSDRPSRTQQLCQWIRGFCSRCCRRPLEEEYEEESRGHRRPNEDNQPNTSYPPTQNPPVSYVPDEDVPQSVMETQPSICVRSHEGRPTPTSLIHYTGACGFCSRCRRRPLEEYLRLCNEEPGGHRRPSGDRHPNSSYPLREGPCPPNARYVQDEDVPLSVQATQQSICLRSHDECPTPTTPIYYTESCNPHVINIADEHVHSSIQESDETSGQDLRNNCQGAISILHSGGPYSTYLLLPSMSMDTVLTS; this is encoded by the exons ATGTCAGACCGTCCGAGCCGGACACAGCAGCTCTGCCAGT GGATTCGTGGATTCTGTAGTCGCTGCTGCAGGAGACCCCTGG AAGAGGAGTATGAAGAGGAGTCCAGGGGACATAGGAGACCAAATGAGGACAATCAACCAAATACTTCATACCCCCCGACACAAA ATCCTCCTGTGAGTTATGTCCCAGATGAGGATGTCCCACAGTCAGTCATGGAGACACAGCCGTCCATCTGTGTAAGATCTCATGAAGGACGTCCGACACCTACCTCACTGATCCATTACACAG GGGCTTGTGGATTCTGTAGTCGCTGCCGAAGGAGACCCCTGG AAGAATATTTACGTCTGTGCAATGAAGAGCCAGGTGGTCATAGGAGACCAAGTGGAGACCGTCATCCAAATTCCTCATATCCCCTTAGAGAAG GTCCGTGCCCTCCTAATGCGCGTTATGTCCAAGATGAAGATGTGCCACTGTCAGTCCAGGCGACTCAGCAAAGCATCTGCTTAAGATCTCATGACGAATGTCCAACACCTACCACACCAATCTACTACACag AGTCCTGCAATCCTCACGTGATCAACATCGCGGACGAACATGTGCACTCGTCAATACAAGAGAGTGACGAAACATCTGGTCAAGACCTCAGGAATAATTGCCAAGGTGCTATCTCAATACTACATTCTGGGGGTCCATACTCAACTTACCTACTCCTTCCATCCATGTCTATGGACACAGTATTGACGTCTTGA